The following coding sequences are from one Ovis canadensis isolate MfBH-ARS-UI-01 breed Bighorn chromosome 7, ARS-UI_OviCan_v2, whole genome shotgun sequence window:
- the LOC138444149 gene encoding olfactory receptor 4F3/4F16/4F29-like: protein MNHSVVSEFVFLGLTNSWEIQLLLFVLSSVFYVASMSGNSLILLTVIMNPHLHSPMYFLLANLSFIDLGVTSVISPKMIYDLFRKRKVISFGGCITQIFFIHIIGGVEMVLLIAMAFDRYIAICKPLHYFTIMSRKKCILLVVAAWIIGLIHSIVQLVFVAKLPFCGPNIIDSFYCDFPRFIKLACTDTYRLEFMVAANSGFISLGSFFILIVSYVFILITVRKHSSDSSSKALSTLSTHVMVVILFFGPCIFVYIWPHPTSHLDKFLAVFDAVLTPFFNSIIYTLRNKEMKVAMRKLCSHFIIYRRIS from the coding sequence ATGAATCACTCTGTGGTGTCAGAGTTTGTGTTCCTGGGactcaccaactcctgggagaTCCAACTTCTCCTCTTTGTGCtctcttctgttttttatgtGGCAAGCATGTCGGGAAACTCCCTCATTTTGCTCACTGTTATAATGAACCCTCACTTACACTCCCCTATGTACTTTCTATTGGCCAACCTCTCCTTCATTGACCTGGGAGTTACTTCTGTCATTTCCCCAAAGATGATTTATGACCTTTTCAGAAAACGTAAAGTCATCTCCTTTGGTGGCTGCATCACTCAGATCTTCTTCATCCACATCATTGGTGGGGTGGAGATGGTGCTGCTCATAGCCATGGCCTTTGACAGATATATTGCCATATGTAAGCCTCTCCACTATTTCACTATTATGAGTCGAAAAAAGTGTATTTTGCTCGTGGTTGCTGCTTGGATAATCGGCTTGATTCACTCTATCGTTCAACTGGTTTTTGTTGCAAAATTGCCATTCTGTGGTCCTAATATAATAGACAGCTTTTACTGTGACTTTCCTCGATTTATCAAACTTGCCTGCACAGATACCTACAGGCTGGAGTTCATGGTCGCAGCCAACAGTGGATTCATATCCCTGGGATCATTCTTCATATTGATCGTCTCCTATGTTTTCATCCTCATCACTGTTCGGAAACACTCTTCAGATAGCTCGTCTAAGGCCCTCTCCACTCTGTCAACTCATGTCATGGTGGTGATTTTGTTCTTTGGTCCTTGCATCTTTGTTTACATCTGGCCTCACCCCACGTCACACCTAGACAAATTCCTTGCTGTTTTTGATGCAGTTCTCACTCCTTTTTTCAATTCAATTATCTATACATTGaggaacaaagaaatgaaagtggCAATGAGGAAACTATGCAGTCACTTTATTATTTACAGAAGAATTTCTTAA